Proteins from a single region of Pongo pygmaeus isolate AG05252 chromosome 3, NHGRI_mPonPyg2-v2.0_pri, whole genome shotgun sequence:
- the ZNF330 gene encoding zinc finger protein 330 produces the protein MPKKKTGARKKAENRREREKQLRASRSTIDLAKHPCNASMECDKCQRRQKNRAFCYFCNSVQKLPICAQCGKTKCMMKSSDCVIKHAGVYSTGLAMVGAICDFCEAWVCHGRKCLSTHACACPLTDAECVECERGVWDHGGRIFSCSFCHNFLCEDDQFEHQASCQVLEAETFKCVSCNRLGQHSCLRCKACFCDDHTRSKVFKQEKGKQPPCPKCGHETQETKDLSMSTRSLKFGRQTGGEEGDGASGYDAYWKNLSSDKYGDTSYHDEEEDEYEAEDDEEEEDEGRKDSDTESSDLFTNLNLGRTYASGYAHYEEQEN, from the exons ATGCCTAAAAAAAAGACTGGTGCGAGGAAGAAGGCTGAGAACCGCCGAGAACGTGAAAAACAACTAAGAGCATCAAGAAGCACTATAGATTTAGCTAAACATCCATGTAATGCCTCAATG GAATGTGACAAGTGTCagag GCGGCAGAAGAATAGAGCATTTTGCTACTTTTGTAATTCTGTACAGAAGTTACCAATTTGTGCACAGTGTG GGAAAACAAAGTGCATGATGAAGTCTTCAGACTGTGTCATAAAGCATGCTGGTGTATACAGTACTGGCCTTGCAATGGTG GGTGCAATATGTGACTTCTGTGAAGCTTGGGTTTGCCATGGTAGGAAATGTCTCAGTACACATGCCTGTGCCTGCCCTCTTACCGATGCTGAGTGTGTTGAATGTGAACGAGGCGTGTGGGACCATG GAGGCAGAATATTCAGTTGTTCTTTTTGCCATAACTTTCTCTGTGAAGATGATCAATTTGAGCATCAAGCCAGCTGCCAGGTTTTAGAGGCAGAAACATTTAAat GTGTTTCATGCAATCGGCTTGGTCAGCACTCATGTCTCCGTTGTAAG GCTTGTTTCTGTGATGATCATACAAGGAGCAAAGTGtttaagcaagaaaaaggaaaacagcctCCTTGTCCTAAATGTGGGCATGAAACTCAGGAGACTAAGGACCTTAGCATGTCAA CACGCTCCCTGAAATTTGGCAGGCAGACTGGAGGTGAAGAGGGAGATGGAGCTTCTGGGTATGATGCTTATTGGAAGAACCTTTCATCTGATAAGTATGGTGATACTAGCTACCACGATGAGGAGGAGGATGAGTATGAAGCAGAGGatgatgaagaggaagaagatgaagGCAGAAAGGATTCAGACACTGAGTCATCAGATTTGTTTACTAATTTGAATTTAGGAAGGACCTATGCTAGTGGCTATGCTCACTATGAGGAACAAGAGAACTAG